A single genomic interval of Pyrus communis chromosome 5, drPyrComm1.1, whole genome shotgun sequence harbors:
- the LOC137735720 gene encoding agamous-like MADS-box protein AGL15, giving the protein MGRGKIEIKRIENANSRQVTFSKRRSGLLKKAQELAILCDAEVAVIIFSNTGKLFEFSSAGMMRTLSRYNKCLDSSEDAPEEGKAEIQKQDCKELDNLKDEYAKLQKKQLRLLGKELTDLSLKELQQLEQQLNEGLLTVKERKEQLMTEQLEQSRIQEQRAVLENETLRRQVEELRCLFPQTDRAVQSYLEYYPVEKTKSLVNHGVTHSPDLVSNFAFENGDSDTTLQLGFTRLPSDACGKRKAPEREANSNDSGSQLGL; this is encoded by the exons ATGGGAAGGGGGAAGATTGAGATCAAGAGGATTGAGAATGCAAATAGCAGACAAGTCACATTCTCAAAGAGACGTTCTGGGTTGCTAAAAAAAGCTCAGGAATTGGCTATTCTCTGTGATGCTGAGGTTGCTGTTATTATCTTCTCCAATACTGGAAAGCTTTTTGAATTTTCCAGTGCTGG TATGATGCGAACTCTTTCAAGATACAACAAGTGTTTAGATTCTTCAGAAGATGCACCAGAAGAAGGCAAGGCAGAG ATTCAGAAGCAAGACTGCAAGGAGCTGGATAATCTAAAGGATGAATATGCAAAGCTACAAAAGAAACAATT AAGGCTGTTGGGTAAGGAGTTGACTGATTTGAGCTTGAAAGAATTGCAGCAACTAGAACAGCAATTGAATGAAGGATTACTGACAGTGAAGGAGAGGAAG GAGCAATTAATGACAGAACAACTAGAGCAATCAAGAATACAG GAACAGCGTGCTGTACTTGAGAATGAAACGTTGCGCAGACAG GTTGAGGAGCTTCGATGTTTGTTTCCACAAACTGACCGTGCAGTCCAATCTTATTTGGAATATTATCCTGTGGAGAAAACTAAATCCCTTGTAAACCATGGCGTCACACATAGTCCTGATTTGGTCAGCAATTTTGCATTTGAGAACGGCGACTCTGACACCACCTTGCAGCTAGG TTTTACCAGGCTGCCAAGTGATGCTTGTGGGAAGAGGAAAGCTCCAGAAAGAGAAGCCAACTCCAATGACTCAGGGAGCCAATTAGGTCTGTAA